The Indicator indicator isolate 239-I01 unplaced genomic scaffold, UM_Iind_1.1 iindUn_scaffold_86, whole genome shotgun sequence genome includes a window with the following:
- the LOC128980250 gene encoding endosome/lysosome-associated apoptosis and autophagy regulator 1-like: MTGTGTGAMDRILMVLCLAVTVSPALTGERLHVCKESEYHYEYTACDSSGSRWRVAVPHTPGLCTGLPDPVRGTECSFSCKAGEFLDMKAQACRPCAEGTYSLGTGVRFDEWDEVPHGFANVATNLEVEDGFGDAVENCTGSTWEPLGDYVASNTDECTATLMYAVNLKQSGTVSFEYIYPDSSIVFEFFVQNDQCQPTVEESRWMRTTEKGWEFHSVELSRGNNVLYWRTTAFSIWSKVPKPVLVRNIGITGVAYTSECFPCKPGTFAPAAGSSACQLCPADTFSSKGATACQPCEPDTYAEPGSASCRPRPPCTDKDYFYTHTACDAHGETQLMFKWAEPKICSEELPQAAKLPPSGVKSKCPPCNPGFAKGNGSACQPCPYGSYSNGSGCLSCPLGTEPVLGLEYKWWNVLPPNMETTVLSGINFEYKGMPGWEVAGDYIYTGAGASDNDFMILTLVVPGFSPPSPLLEDTESKEVARITFVFETICSVSCELYFMVGINSRTNTPVETWTGAKGKQSYTYVVEKNATTSFTWAFQRTPYHEAGRRYTSDVAKLYSINVTNVLGGVASFCRRCAPEPAGSCAPCPPGNALDRASGTCRPCPPGTYLRAHPSDGTPTCHFCGPGTHSNQLRSLCYNNCSLSLPLPGHLLRFDFSALAPGAAFASGPSFTAKGLKYFHQFNISLCGHQGRKVAVCTDNVTDARLPPGQGDAARLVTAYVCQAIVVPPDVMGYKVAVSSQPVSLADRLLGVTTSPTLDGITSPPELFPAGHASLPDIIFFYRSNDVTQPCSGGRATAIRLRCDPLRPGAGTITVPSKCPEGTCDGCTFHFLWVTGEACPRCSSSHYRPIVGACLGGIQRTTYVWREPRLCRGGQSLPPQAVRSCRSADFWLKVGISAGTAAAVLLAALAAYFWKKNQKLEYKYSKLVMNAAAKECELPAPDSCAIMEGEDAEDDLLFATKKSLFGKIKALTAKRTPDGFDSVPLKTSSSAGMEL; encoded by the exons tCCGAGTACCACTATGAGTACACAGCGTGTGACAGCTCGGGGTCACGCTGGAGGGTGGCAGTGCCACACACCCCGGGGCTCTGCACCGGCCTGCCCGACCCCGTCAGGGGCACCGAGTGCT ctttctcctgcaagGCAGGGGAGTTCCTGGACATGAAGGCTCAGGCTTGCAGACCCTGTGCAGAGGGCACCTACTCGCTGGGCACCGGCGTCCGCTTCGACGAGTGGGACGAGGTGCCCCACGGCTTCGCCAACGTGGCCACCAACCTGGAGGTGGAGGATGGCTTTGGTGATGCAGTGGAGAACTGCACAGG GTCAACGTGGGAGCCACTGGGGGACTATGTGGCCTCCAACACCGACGAGTGCACAGCCACCCTCATGTACGCAGTCAACCTGAAGCAGTCTGGCACCGTCTCCTTCGAGTACATCTACCCCGACAGCAGCATCGTCTTCGAGTTCTTC GTGCAGAACGATCAGTGCCAGCCCACGGTGGAGGAATCTCGCTGGATGAGGACGACCGAGAAGGGTTGGGAGTTCCACAGC GTGGAGCTCAGCCGTGGTAACAATGTGCTCTACTGGAGGaccacagccttctccatctGGTCCAAGGTGCCCAAACCAGTGCTGGTGAGGAACATTGGCATCACAG GGGTGGCTTACACCTCCGAGTGCTTCCCCTGCAAACCTGGCACCTTCGCCCCCGCCGCCGGCTCCTCcgcctgccagctctgccctgctgataCCTTCTCCAGCAAAGGAGCCActgcctgccagccctgtgAGCCTGACACCTATGCTG agcctggctcagcATCCTGCCGCCCTCGGCCGCCCTGCACCGACAAGGATTATTTCTACACCCACACCGCCTGCGATGCCCACGGCGAG ACGCAGCTGATGTTCAAGTGGGCAGAGCCCAAGATCTGCAGCGAGGAGCTCCCGCAGGCGGCCAAGCTGCCCCCGTCGGGGGTGAAATCCAAGTGCCCCCCCTGCAACCCAGGCTTCGCCAAGGGCAACGGCAGCGCCTGCCAGCCCTGTCCCTACGGCTCCTACTCCAACGGCTCCG gcTGCCTCAGCTGCCCGCTGGGCACGGAGCCGGTGCTGGGCTTGGAGTACAAGTGGTGGAACGTGCTGCCCCCCAACATGGAGACCACCGTCCTCAGCGGCATCAACTTCGAGTACAAGGGGATGCCAG GCTGGGAGGTGGCCGGGGACTACATCTACACAGGGGCAGGAGCTTCGGACAACGACTTCATGATCCTCACGCTGGTGGTCCCGGGCTTCAG cccccCAAGCCCACTGCTGGAGGacacagagagcaaggaggtggcCAGGATCACCTTTGTCTTTGAGACCATCTGCAGTGTCAGCTGTGAGCTCTACTTCATGGTG GGCATCAACTCCCGCACCAACACGCCGGTGGAGACCTGGACGGGTGCCAAGGGCAAGCAGTCCTACACCTACGTGGTGGAGAAGAATGCAACCACCAGCTTCACCTGGGCCTTCCAGCGCACCCCCTACCACGAGGCG GGCCGGCGCTACACCAGTGACGTGGCCAAGCTCTACTCCATCAACGTCACCAACGTGCTGGGGGGGGTGGCCTCATTCTGCCGCCGCTGTGCCCCCGAGCCCGCCGGGTCCTGTGCCCCCTGTCCCCCCGGGAACGCCCTGGACCGCGCCTCGGGCACCTGCCGGCCCTGCCCGCCTGGCACCTACCTGCGAGCTCACCCCTCCGACGGGACCCCCACCTGCCACTTCTGTGGCCCTGGCACCCACAGCAACCAG CTGCGTTCCCTCTGCTACAACAACTGCAGCCTCTCGCTGCCGCTGCCGGGGCACCTCCTGCGCTTCGACTTCTCGGCGCTGGCCCCGGGCGCCGCCTTCGCCAGCGGCCCCAGCTTCACCGCCAAGGGCCTCAAGTACTTCCACCAGTTCAACATCAGCCTCTGCGGGCACCAG GGCCGGAAGGTTGCGGTCTGCACCGACAATGTGACGGACGCGCGGCTGCCCCCGGGCCAAGGGGACGCTGCCCGCCTGGTGACGGCCTACGTGTGCCAGGCCATCGTGGTGCCACCCGACGTCATGGGCTACAAGGTGGCCGTGTCCTCGCAGCCTGTCAGCCTGGCAGACCGCCTGCTGG GCGTCACCACCAGTCCCACACTGGATGGCATCACCTCCCCCCCCGAGCTCTTCCCCGCCGGCCACGCCAGCCTGCCCGACATCATCTTCTTCTACAG GTCCAACGACgtcacccagccctgcagcggCGGCCGGGCCACTGCCATCCGCCTGCGCTGCGACCCTCTGCGCCCGGGCGCTGGCACCATCACCGTGCCCAG CAAATGCCCCGAGGGCACCTGCGACGGCTGCACCTTCCATTTCCTGTGGGTGACAGGCGAGGCTTGTCCCcgctgctcctccagccactACCGCCCCATCGTTGGCGCCTGCCTCGGTGGCATCCAG CGAACCACCTACGTGTGGCGGGAGCCCCGGCTGTGCCGCGGCGGGCAGAGTTTGCCACCCCAGGCGGTGCGGAGCTGCCGCAGCGCCGATTTTTGGCTCAAGGTTGGCATCTCGGCTGGCACCGCCGCCGCCGTCCTCCTCGCCGCCCTCGCCGCCTACTTCTGGAAGAAGAACCAAAA GTTGGAGTACAAATACTCGAAGCTGGTGATGAATGCGGCGGCGAAGGAGTGCGAGCTGCCAGCGCCGGACAGCTGTGCCATCATGGAGGGGGAGGACGCCGAGGATGACCTGCTCTTTGCCACCAAAAAGTCACTTTTTGGGAAAATCAAGGCCCTGACGGCCAAG